The window TTTCATGGCAGGTTTTATGTGTGATAACTGAAATTTACCATGCCTCTCCCGCCCGTAACCCCTCTTTCATGCAACAACGCCTCTGTAAATATTAACTAAAATCCATATCTCATAGCGAAACTGCTAAGATTGCTCTGGACTAGTCTAGAGCGTCTTTTTGAATAGGTATCCTACGTATGAGCATCGTTGTTAACGCTATTAAAAACGTTACTGTTGCGAAAAATGCTAAGACCGACTCTATCAATCTCTTCAAGCAATTTGACGATCCCTTCACAACAGGACTCGTTGCTCAATTTAAGCTCTATGATTCATCCTTAGGCGGAGGAGTTTCACGGGTTGTCCTCTTTGACCAGAAAGGAAAGGGCGCTCCCCTGACAGTCCAAAACTTTGCAAGCTATGTTGAGGACGGAGCCTATAAAAAGACTTTCATCCACCGCTCAATCCCTGGTTTCATTATCCAATGTGGAGGATTTACCGTCGATGGGACAGAAGAAGCGATCGCCAATGGTGATCCCTCCCAAGCTATTTCGGTGATTCCTACCGATGATCCGGTGAAAAATGAATTTAGTTCCAAACGCTCGAACCTTCGCGGCACCATCGCCATGGCAAAGTTACCGGACGACCCTGACAGTGCCACCAGCCAATGGTTTTTCAACTTACGCAATAACTCTACCAATCTCGATAATCAAAACGGGGGGTTTACGGTCTTTGGTGCGGTGATGTCTGAAAAAGACTTAGCTCCCATTGATGCGATCGCCAAGTTGGAGCGTTTTGATGCAAGAGGGTTCTTTCAACAGGGAGCATTCGACACGATTCCATTCATTGATCCACCTGACAATGCGAATAATTCCACAGACGAAAACTTTGTACGGTATCGCAACATCACCATCAACAGTGTCGATGAACTGAAATTTAAGGTTGTCGGCAACTCAAACCCGACGTTAGTGGATGCCACCATCAATAACAGGGGCAGGCTAATTTTGGATTATGGTCGCAACGAAACGGGACAAGCCAGAATCACAGTGCGGGCTACGAATCTGTTGGGAGAAGCTGTTAAAGATACCTTTCGCGTAACGGTAAACGACAGCTTGACCCAGGGTGGCGTTCAACTGCAAAGTCTTTCTGGCCGATCGCTCGAAACGAACCTCGTCGTTGGCACAGTCAAGAATGACGAGTTGCTAGGTACTGCCGCAAACGAGACTTTTGAAGCCAAGAGCGGCAAGGACACTA of the Synechococcales cyanobacterium T60_A2020_003 genome contains:
- a CDS encoding peptidylprolyl isomerase; the encoded protein is MSIVVNAIKNVTVAKNAKTDSINLFKQFDDPFTTGLVAQFKLYDSSLGGGVSRVVLFDQKGKGAPLTVQNFASYVEDGAYKKTFIHRSIPGFIIQCGGFTVDGTEEAIANGDPSQAISVIPTDDPVKNEFSSKRSNLRGTIAMAKLPDDPDSATSQWFFNLRNNSTNLDNQNGGFTVFGAVMSEKDLAPIDAIAKLERFDARGFFQQGAFDTIPFIDPPDNANNSTDENFVRYRNITINSVDELKFKVVGNSNPTLVDATINNRGRLILDYGRNETGQARITVRATNLLGEAVKDTFRVTVNDSLTQGGVQLQSLSGRSLETNLVVGTVKNDELLGTAANETFEAKSGKDTITTGRGADIIRIGLTDAVDTVTDFEDGRDRIELTGSLSFNDLTIRQRDDQTNLSVNGDRFLVLENAIATDLTAVDFG